A region of Triplophysa dalaica isolate WHDGS20190420 chromosome 20, ASM1584641v1, whole genome shotgun sequence DNA encodes the following proteins:
- the tardbpa gene encoding TAR DNA binding protein, like isoform X4 produces the protein MTECYIRVAEDENEEPMEIPSEEDGTVLLSTVAAQFPGACGLRYRSPVSQCMRGVRLVEGILHAPEADWGNLVYVVNYPKDNKRKMDEMDAASAVKIKRGVQKTSDLIVLGLPWKTSEQDLKDYFSTFGEVIMVQVKRDAKTGNSKGFGFVRFTEYETQVKVMTQRHMIDGRWCDCKLPNSKYFLEQAGPDEPMRCRKVFVGRCTEDMSADELRQFFMQYGEVTDVFIPKPFRAFAFVTFADDQVAQSLCGEDLIIKGTSVHISNAEPKHNNIHQLFSNFPGRSPSLAAMFEQSQYQFPSSHV, from the exons ATGACGGAGTGTTACATTCGCGTGGCGGAGGATGAAAACGAGGAGCCCATGGAGATCCCGTCCGAGGAGGATGGCACCGTGTTGCTCTCCACGGTCGCCGCACAGTTTCCCGGTGCATGTGGCCTTCGGTACCGAAGCCCGGTGTCTCAGTGTATGAGAGGAGTCCGACTAGTGGAGGGGATTCTGCACGCGCCCGAGGCAGATTGGGGCAACCTGGTGTACGTTGTCAACTATCCAAAAG ATAACAAGAGGAAGATGGATGAGATGGATGCTGCGTCTGCTGTGAAGATCAAGAGAGGTGTGCAGAAAACGTCAGACCTGATCGTTCTGGGTCTGCCATGGAAAACGTCCGAGCAAGACCTTAAAGATTACTTCAGTACCTTTGGCGAGGTTATCATGGTGCAG GTGAAGAGAGATGCCAAAACAGGAAACTCCAAAGGATTCGGCTTTGTAAGATTTACAGAGTATGAAACGCAAGTGAAAGTCATGACCCAGCGGCATATGATCGATGGAAGATGGTGTGACTGCAAACTCCCTAATTCAAAG TATTTCCTGGAACAGGCGGGGCCAGACGAGCCTATGAGATGCCGGAAAGTGTTTGTGGGCCGCTGCACTGAGGACATGAGCGCCGATGAGCTCAGACAGTTCTTTATGCAGTACGGCGAAGTCACAGACGTATTCATCCCCAAACCTTTCCGAGCTTTTGCCTTCGTTACCTTTGCCGATGATCAG GTCGCCCAGTCCTTGTGTGGTGAGGACCTGATCATTAAAGGAACCAGCGTGCACATCTCCAACGCTGAGCCAAAGCACAATAATA TTCATCAACTCTTTTCCAATTTCCCGGGAAGAAGCCCCTCGTTGGCCGCAATGTTCGAGCAATCACAGTATCAGTTCCCCTCCTCCCATGTGTAA
- the tardbpa gene encoding TAR DNA binding protein, like isoform X3, whose amino-acid sequence MTECYIRVAEDENEEPMEIPSEEDGTVLLSTVAAQFPGACGLRYRSPVSQCMRGVRLVEGILHAPEADWGNLVYVVNYPKDNKRKMDEMDAASAVKIKRGVQKTSDLIVLGLPWKTSEQDLKDYFSTFGEVIMVQVKRDAKTGNSKGFGFVRFTEYETQVKVMTQRHMIDGRWCDCKLPNSKAGPDEPMRCRKVFVGRCTEDMSADELRQFFMQYGEVTDVFIPKPFRAFAFVTFADDQVAQSLCGEDLIIKGTSVHISNAEPKHNNSRQMMDRGRFGGYGGQGFGNNRSPNSNVNFGALSLNPAMMAAAQAALQNSWGMMGMLAGQQNQTAPSGTNPSGQNSGSRDQNPSYNASSNNYNASSSAGLGWGAGTNSGSSGGFNSGFGSSMETKSSWGM is encoded by the exons ATGACGGAGTGTTACATTCGCGTGGCGGAGGATGAAAACGAGGAGCCCATGGAGATCCCGTCCGAGGAGGATGGCACCGTGTTGCTCTCCACGGTCGCCGCACAGTTTCCCGGTGCATGTGGCCTTCGGTACCGAAGCCCGGTGTCTCAGTGTATGAGAGGAGTCCGACTAGTGGAGGGGATTCTGCACGCGCCCGAGGCAGATTGGGGCAACCTGGTGTACGTTGTCAACTATCCAAAAG ATAACAAGAGGAAGATGGATGAGATGGATGCTGCGTCTGCTGTGAAGATCAAGAGAGGTGTGCAGAAAACGTCAGACCTGATCGTTCTGGGTCTGCCATGGAAAACGTCCGAGCAAGACCTTAAAGATTACTTCAGTACCTTTGGCGAGGTTATCATGGTGCAG GTGAAGAGAGATGCCAAAACAGGAAACTCCAAAGGATTCGGCTTTGTAAGATTTACAGAGTATGAAACGCAAGTGAAAGTCATGACCCAGCGGCATATGATCGATGGAAGATGGTGTGACTGCAAACTCCCTAATTCAAAG GCGGGGCCAGACGAGCCTATGAGATGCCGGAAAGTGTTTGTGGGCCGCTGCACTGAGGACATGAGCGCCGATGAGCTCAGACAGTTCTTTATGCAGTACGGCGAAGTCACAGACGTATTCATCCCCAAACCTTTCCGAGCTTTTGCCTTCGTTACCTTTGCCGATGATCAG GTCGCCCAGTCCTTGTGTGGTGAGGACCTGATCATTAAAGGAACCAGCGTGCACATCTCCAACGCTGAGCCAAAGCACAATAATAGTAGGCAAATGATGGATCGTGGGCGGTTCGGGGGGTATGGGGGGCAGGGCTTTGGCAATAATCGCAGTCCTAACAGCAATGTGAATTTTGGGGCCCTTAGCCTGAATCCGGCCATGATGGCAGCCGCTCAGGCGGCCCTCCAGAATAGCTGGGGAATGATGGGAATGCTGGCGGGTCAACAGAATCAGACAGCCCCCTCTGGCACAAACCCTAGTGGGCAGAACAGTGGTAGTAGAGATCAGAACCCGAGTTACAACGCAAGCAGCAATAACTACAACGCAAGCAGCTCAGCTGGTCTCGGGTGGGGGGCGGGCACCAATTCAGGCTCAAGCGGTGGGTTCAACTCCGGCTTTGGATCTAGTATGGAGACAAAGTCAAGCTGGGGAATGTAG
- the tardbpa gene encoding TAR DNA binding protein, like isoform X2 translates to MTECYIRVAEDENEEPMEIPSEEDGTVLLSTVAAQFPGACGLRYRSPVSQCMRGVRLVEGILHAPEADWGNLVYVVNYPKDNKRKMDEMDAASAVKIKRGVQKTSDLIVLGLPWKTSEQDLKDYFSTFGEVIMVQVKRDAKTGNSKGFGFVRFTEYETQVKVMTQRHMIDGRWCDCKLPNSKYFLEQAGPDEPMRCRKVFVGRCTEDMSADELRQFFMQYGEVTDVFIPKPFRAFAFVTFADDQVAQSLCGEDLIIKGTSVHISNAEPKHNNSRQMMDRGRFGGYGGQGFGNNRSPNSNVNFGALSLNPAMMAAAQAALQNSWGMMGMLAGQQNQTAPSGTNPSGQNSGSRDQNPSYNASSNNYNASSSAGLGWGAGTNSGSSGGFNSGFGSSMETKSSWGM, encoded by the exons ATGACGGAGTGTTACATTCGCGTGGCGGAGGATGAAAACGAGGAGCCCATGGAGATCCCGTCCGAGGAGGATGGCACCGTGTTGCTCTCCACGGTCGCCGCACAGTTTCCCGGTGCATGTGGCCTTCGGTACCGAAGCCCGGTGTCTCAGTGTATGAGAGGAGTCCGACTAGTGGAGGGGATTCTGCACGCGCCCGAGGCAGATTGGGGCAACCTGGTGTACGTTGTCAACTATCCAAAAG ATAACAAGAGGAAGATGGATGAGATGGATGCTGCGTCTGCTGTGAAGATCAAGAGAGGTGTGCAGAAAACGTCAGACCTGATCGTTCTGGGTCTGCCATGGAAAACGTCCGAGCAAGACCTTAAAGATTACTTCAGTACCTTTGGCGAGGTTATCATGGTGCAG GTGAAGAGAGATGCCAAAACAGGAAACTCCAAAGGATTCGGCTTTGTAAGATTTACAGAGTATGAAACGCAAGTGAAAGTCATGACCCAGCGGCATATGATCGATGGAAGATGGTGTGACTGCAAACTCCCTAATTCAAAG TATTTCCTGGAACAGGCGGGGCCAGACGAGCCTATGAGATGCCGGAAAGTGTTTGTGGGCCGCTGCACTGAGGACATGAGCGCCGATGAGCTCAGACAGTTCTTTATGCAGTACGGCGAAGTCACAGACGTATTCATCCCCAAACCTTTCCGAGCTTTTGCCTTCGTTACCTTTGCCGATGATCAG GTCGCCCAGTCCTTGTGTGGTGAGGACCTGATCATTAAAGGAACCAGCGTGCACATCTCCAACGCTGAGCCAAAGCACAATAATAGTAGGCAAATGATGGATCGTGGGCGGTTCGGGGGGTATGGGGGGCAGGGCTTTGGCAATAATCGCAGTCCTAACAGCAATGTGAATTTTGGGGCCCTTAGCCTGAATCCGGCCATGATGGCAGCCGCTCAGGCGGCCCTCCAGAATAGCTGGGGAATGATGGGAATGCTGGCGGGTCAACAGAATCAGACAGCCCCCTCTGGCACAAACCCTAGTGGGCAGAACAGTGGTAGTAGAGATCAGAACCCGAGTTACAACGCAAGCAGCAATAACTACAACGCAAGCAGCTCAGCTGGTCTCGGGTGGGGGGCGGGCACCAATTCAGGCTCAAGCGGTGGGTTCAACTCCGGCTTTGGATCTAGTATGGAGACAAAGTCAAGCTGGGGAATGTAG
- the tardbpa gene encoding TAR DNA binding protein, like isoform X1 gives MTECYIRVAEDENEEPMEIPSEEDGTVLLSTVAAQFPGACGLRYRSPVSQCMRGVRLVEGILHAPEADWGNLVYVVNYPKGKCVMHRSFHTKYTFLSYTCIYANIINPCILDNKRKMDEMDAASAVKIKRGVQKTSDLIVLGLPWKTSEQDLKDYFSTFGEVIMVQVKRDAKTGNSKGFGFVRFTEYETQVKVMTQRHMIDGRWCDCKLPNSKAGPDEPMRCRKVFVGRCTEDMSADELRQFFMQYGEVTDVFIPKPFRAFAFVTFADDQVAQSLCGEDLIIKGTSVHISNAEPKHNNSRQMMDRGRFGGYGGQGFGNNRSPNSNVNFGALSLNPAMMAAAQAALQNSWGMMGMLAGQQNQTAPSGTNPSGQNSGSRDQNPSYNASSNNYNASSSAGLGWGAGTNSGSSGGFNSGFGSSMETKSSWGM, from the exons ATGACGGAGTGTTACATTCGCGTGGCGGAGGATGAAAACGAGGAGCCCATGGAGATCCCGTCCGAGGAGGATGGCACCGTGTTGCTCTCCACGGTCGCCGCACAGTTTCCCGGTGCATGTGGCCTTCGGTACCGAAGCCCGGTGTCTCAGTGTATGAGAGGAGTCCGACTAGTGGAGGGGATTCTGCACGCGCCCGAGGCAGATTGGGGCAACCTGGTGTACGTTGTCAACTATCCAAAAGGTAAATGTGTGATGCATCGATCGTTccacacaaaatatacatttttatcatacaCGTGTATATATGCTAACATCATTAATCCATGCATTTTAGATAACAAGAGGAAGATGGATGAGATGGATGCTGCGTCTGCTGTGAAGATCAAGAGAGGTGTGCAGAAAACGTCAGACCTGATCGTTCTGGGTCTGCCATGGAAAACGTCCGAGCAAGACCTTAAAGATTACTTCAGTACCTTTGGCGAGGTTATCATGGTGCAG GTGAAGAGAGATGCCAAAACAGGAAACTCCAAAGGATTCGGCTTTGTAAGATTTACAGAGTATGAAACGCAAGTGAAAGTCATGACCCAGCGGCATATGATCGATGGAAGATGGTGTGACTGCAAACTCCCTAATTCAAAG GCGGGGCCAGACGAGCCTATGAGATGCCGGAAAGTGTTTGTGGGCCGCTGCACTGAGGACATGAGCGCCGATGAGCTCAGACAGTTCTTTATGCAGTACGGCGAAGTCACAGACGTATTCATCCCCAAACCTTTCCGAGCTTTTGCCTTCGTTACCTTTGCCGATGATCAG GTCGCCCAGTCCTTGTGTGGTGAGGACCTGATCATTAAAGGAACCAGCGTGCACATCTCCAACGCTGAGCCAAAGCACAATAATAGTAGGCAAATGATGGATCGTGGGCGGTTCGGGGGGTATGGGGGGCAGGGCTTTGGCAATAATCGCAGTCCTAACAGCAATGTGAATTTTGGGGCCCTTAGCCTGAATCCGGCCATGATGGCAGCCGCTCAGGCGGCCCTCCAGAATAGCTGGGGAATGATGGGAATGCTGGCGGGTCAACAGAATCAGACAGCCCCCTCTGGCACAAACCCTAGTGGGCAGAACAGTGGTAGTAGAGATCAGAACCCGAGTTACAACGCAAGCAGCAATAACTACAACGCAAGCAGCTCAGCTGGTCTCGGGTGGGGGGCGGGCACCAATTCAGGCTCAAGCGGTGGGTTCAACTCCGGCTTTGGATCTAGTATGGAGACAAAGTCAAGCTGGGGAATGTAG
- the c20h1orf127 gene encoding uncharacterized protein C1orf127 homolog: MEATCPNVNQSTSNNTVLHIYKRRMGLTKRGGNETESLSISSVTVKQTESFSWSETTAFVQLIIPTSHIQKPKECISQEGENFCKLSTR; the protein is encoded by the exons ATGGAGGCAACCTGTCCCAATG TGAATCAGTCCACATCTAACAACACAGTGCTGCACATCTATAAACGGCGCATGGGTCTGACCAAGAGAGGGGGAAATGAGACTGAGAGCCTCTCCATCAGCAGTGTGACCGTGAAACAGACAGAATCATTCAGCTGGTCAGAGACAACTGCTTTTGTGCAGCTTATCATTCCTACATCTCATATTCAAAAGCCAAAG GAATGCATTTCTCAGGAGGGTGAAAACTTCTGCAAACTTTCTACAAGATAG